The Thermosipho affectus DNA window CAACTGATTCTGGTCTAACTTATGACCTTTATTCTGATAATAATACATTTACTTACAATGGTTTAGAATTTACTGCATACAATTTAGGAAATGTAACTATAAGTGTTAATACTGATACAGATGCTATAGTGGAAAAAGTTAAAGAATTTGTCGATAAATGGAATGAAATGACTGATTATCTATACACTAAATTAACTGAAGATAAGGTTAAAGGTAAAGATGAAAGTGAAATGTCTGAAGAAGAAAAGATACAAGGTTACTTAAAAAATGATCAATATTTAAGAAGAATTTTTGACAAAATGAGAGGATTTTTATATGATTCGTACAATGGTAATTATTTATGGGAACTTGGAATAACTTCAGGAGATAGCGGTATAGGTTTTGAAAATACGATGAAAGGTCATATTGAATTAGATGAAGATAAATTAAAAGAGTATATTTCGAAAAATGGTGTAGATTCTGTTTGGAAATTTTTTGGAGGTTCTGAAACAAGTTTTGCAAGTCAAGTGAAAGATTATCTTTATGATTTAACAAAATTCAATGGAGAAATAGATCAAGTTGCAGGAGTAAGTGGAAGGTTAGGGAGAGAAAAGAGAGTCCTTGCAAAAGAAATGGCAAATTGGATTGAAATTTTGCAGAAAAAAGAACAAGATTTGTGGGCGAAATTCTCTGCAATGGAAGAAGCACTTGCAAAATTAAATTCTCAAGGTATGTATATTGCACAGGCACTTTCAAAAAGATGAAAAAGCAGATGAGATAGACTTGCTTTCGAAAATATGATAAACAAAAAAAATATGATAAACAAAAAATTAATTTATTAATTTTTGAATGACATGGCTTCAGTATACCACTGAAGCCATGTTTTTAGTCTTTGAGGATAGAATCGTTAAAATACGAACTCTTTTTATATTTGTAAAAATTCATTTCAAAGTTATGAGCCTCAAATAATTGTATTTTATCTATATCATTGAACATATCTGATACGTATGATTTGATTTTCAAAAAATATCTCCAACTATTTTCGAGTAATAATCTTGCAAGTGCTATTTTTATTTTTTCTCTGCCAGAAATATTGCTTTTATTGCTTCCAAGAACTATGTCAAGTTTTTTTATTTTGTATAAACTTTTTCAAACCTGCCAAATCTTTTCTTTGTATTGTGATATATACTTTAAAACAAGTCTTATAAAAGTTGTTTTTCCTTCTTCACTTGAACATACAATAGCCACTTTATCATCATGTGTTATTTCAAAATTAAGATGTCTAATATTTTTCTTTTTTAAATGAAACAATACTTAGTATAATTTTTTGTGCTTCCATATGTCAGGTGACTAGTATAATTATCAACATTTAAAGTTTCAAAGCCAAGTTTTTAATAAATTTTAAATGATTTATAAAGTGCTCTAATTGGACCTTAAACTAACTCTACTTAGATTAATACATAAGAAAAGAAACAATGATTTGTTTTAAATTTTAAAATAAAGTCTAATAACTTATTCTTTTAGTTTAGGAAGAGATAAAATTTTTGCTATTTATTTACCAAAAAAAAGCACCCCCTCGTTGGTTTTGTTTACCACCTAGGGGGTGTTTTTTATTGTTTCATTTTTGGATTTACCGCAAGTTGAAGACCTTTTTTATAATTTTAATAATTTACATTTTCAAGTTTTTTGTAACCTTTGAGGTTTTCGTGATCTATAAATACTTCTATTGTATGCGTTGCATTTGGAGAATCACTTTCGAATGCAATTATCCAGCTTGAAGAAATGTATTCTAAAAGACCTATATTTGTCAAATCAACATTGCCAGATGAATCGGTATAGTTTACAATTCCTCCTGTTTTTTCTATGATTTCCCTTGGATCTTCAGGATTGCTAAAATCAGTATCGGTAATATTATAATAATATGTTGGCACAAAAGCACCGTGTACTGTTACGTATCCTGTTATAGCATCGATTACTTCGCTTTTATTGTATAAAGTTTCACCTTCGGCATCTCCAGGATATGATTCTGATTTATAATGTGCAGATGCATCTGTAATGAGTATTATAATTTTTTGAGAAGAAGTTCTCCAAGATGCGTTATTAAATGCATACATGATACCTGCGTATGGATTTTCAGGGAAATCTCCTCCACCGTATGCAGATAAACTAGAAACAAAATTTTTAGCGCTACTTGCATCTGAAAGATCCAACCAGGCGGGTGATACCGTTATATTTTTAGAAGGTGCAGCATCATCAAATGGAACAATTCCTATTCTTGCATCTAAGCCACTTGCTTCTAGAGTGATAATCAAATTTTGAATGCTGTTTTTAACCCCTTCAATTGCGTTATACATGCTTCCTGTTGTGTCTAATACAATCATTATATCAATTTGTGTTCTTTTTTCAGATTCTTTAAATAAAAGAAATCCTTGAGCTTTATTGTCTTCGAAGACTTTTATTTCGCTATCAGAAAGATTTGAAATATCGGGAACACTTAATTTTAACCTTACATAATCTGGAACGGAAAGTGGTACTAAAAACGGTGTTTTGTCAGTTGTAAGGTATAACGTAAGATCAGTGTACAAACTTGTTGAAGGTTTAAGCACTCCTTCTGGATCTTTCGGAATTAATTTGGGCAACGTTGGAATGTTAACACATCCAAATATGAATATTAAGATTATAAATGATAAAAGTATAATTTTTTTCATAATTATCCCTCCTTTAGAATGTAAGACCTATACCAAGATTTAGGGTATAGATTCCGGTGCTTAAAAATTGAAGATTAAATGTAGTAATTGCTTCGAGTGATAGCGTTATTGGTGCTCCAGTTTTTAATCCCAATTTTCCATGGAATATTTCTTGCGAATAAAGTCCAATTTCTGTGTTTTGTAGATTTACAATAAGAATTGGTGCAACTCCAACGTAAATAGAAGTGCTAGAGATTTTTAGATTAAAAAGCAAGTATGGATCAAATTCAACTAATTTTATTTCTGAGAAATTGGTGTTTTCTAAATCCAAATTAGTTCCTGAGAGTGGATAGTAAATGTTTAAGGAAAAACCTATAATGCTTGAGTAAGTGCCTAATTCTGCTCCTAAAACAAATCGGTTTTTTCCACTCATTTCTTTTCCAATGCTTGCTCCTAAAAACATGGAAAAATAAATACTCGAAAACAAGAAAAGAAGTATCAATAATGTTATTCTTTTCATTTTAATCACCTCCTAAATATATCATATCACTTTACTATATAAAAATAATATAACATTAATTGGTTATATTAAGTTATTTGATGTAATAATACTATGTTAAATTAATAATTCTTTGTTTTTCGAAGTATAGTATT harbors:
- a CDS encoding vWA domain-containing protein — translated: MKKIILLSFIILIFIFGCVNIPTLPKLIPKDPEGVLKPSTSLYTDLTLYLTTDKTPFLVPLSVPDYVRLKLSVPDISNLSDSEIKVFEDNKAQGFLLFKESEKRTQIDIMIVLDTTGSMYNAIEGVKNSIQNLIITLEASGLDARIGIVPFDDAAPSKNITVSPAWLDLSDASSAKNFVSSLSAYGGGDFPENPYAGIMYAFNNASWRTSSQKIIILITDASAHYKSESYPGDAEGETLYNKSEVIDAITGYVTVHGAFVPTYYYNITDTDFSNPEDPREIIEKTGGIVNYTDSSGNVDLTNIGLLEYISSSWIIAFESDSPNATHTIEVFIDHENLKGYKKLENVNY